The Terriglobus sp. TAA 43 sequence GGGGAAAACAGCTCTTTTCGGGCCTCCAGTGGGAGGTTGTGGGAGCCTTCCGGCTGTCGATCGATTGCTTAGGCGCTGCCCTTGCGGCGCTTCTTTCGTTGTAGCATCCAGACCAGGTACGCCACGACGGCGAGGTTCACCAACAGGATGGAGCAGTGCCAAAACGTTGGGGCACGATAGATCTCAAAGCTCTCCCAGGGCAGGAACGAGACTGATAGCCAGAGTGTGACGAACTCTGCCCATACTCGGCGGCGGAGCAGACCATAGGCTTCCGTGCAGCACAGCATGGCGTAGAGAACGCTGCCCAGGCTGATGAGGCGCAACTTGTGATGTGTGACGAGCGCGACCTTGTCGGTGATGAAATCGACCACGCGGCTTTCCGGATCGAAGTGCAATTCGCGGAA is a genomic window containing:
- a CDS encoding DUF2127 domain-containing protein codes for the protein MNLQQATVQEETHKAPHSSHHLEARDSGLYLIGLFKLAKAIFFLGVSLGALHFIHHDLADTVDKVFRELHFDPESRVVDFITDKVALVTHHKLRLISLGSVLYAMLCCTEAYGLLRRRVWAEFVTLWLSVSFLPWESFEIYRAPTFWHCSILLVNLAVVAYLVWMLQRKKRRKGSA